A genomic window from Lycium barbarum isolate Lr01 chromosome 4, ASM1917538v2, whole genome shotgun sequence includes:
- the LOC132636849 gene encoding inositol oxygenase 2-like encodes MTILIEQPEYGLQVEEKKVPFNPNELILDGGFVEPKTLMPSDDGFEVPDINAFGQSFRDYNAESERQKTVEEFYRVQHINQTYDYVKRMREEYGKLNKIVMSIWDCCELLNDVVDDSDPDLDEPQIEHLLQTAEAIRKDYPNEDWLHLTALIHDLGKVLLLPSFGGLPQWAVVGDTFPLGCAFDESIVHQKYFKENPDIKNPIYNTKNGVYQEGCGLDKVVMSWGHDDYMYLVSKENGTTLPSAALFVIRYHSFYALHRSGAYTHLMNEEDRENMKWLKIFNKYDLYSKSKVRIDVEKVKPYYLSLIEKYFPTKLRW; translated from the exons ATGACTATTCTCATTGAGCAGCCTGAGTATG GTTTACAAGTGGAGGAGAAAAAAGTCCCATTCAACCCCAATGAACTTATTTTGGACGGTGGATTTGTGGAACCAAAGACATTAATGCCTTCTGATGATGGATTTGAAGTGCCAGACATAAACGCATTTGGTCAATCATTTAG GGATTATAATGCAGAAAGTGAGAGACAAAAGACAGTGGAGGAATTTTACAGGGTTCAACACATTAACCAAACCTATGACTAT GTGAAAAGAATGAGAGAAGAATATGGCAAATTGAACAAAATTGTAATGAGTATTTGGGATTGTTGTGAACTTCTAAATGACGTGGTTGATGATAGTGATCCTGATTTGGATGAACCACAAATTGAGCACTTGTTACAAACTGCTGAGGCTATTAGGAAAGATTATCCAAATGAAGATTGGCTTCATTTGACTGCCCTCATTCATG ATCTAGGGAAAGTGCTTCTTCTTCCAAGTTTTGGAGGGCTTCCTCAATGGGCTGTTGTTGGAGACACATTTCCTCTTGGTTGTGCTTTTGATGAATCAATTGTTCACCAGAAG TATTTTAAGGAAAATCCAGACATCAAAAACCCTATTTACAACACAAAGAATGGAGTATATCAAGAAGGTTGTGGACTTGACAAGGTTGTTATGTCATGGGGACATGATGATTATATGTATTTGGTCTCTAAGGAAAATGGAACTACTCTTCCTTCAGCTGCTTTGTTTGTCATCCGTTACCATTCTTTCTATG CATTACATAGGTCAGGAGCTTACACACATTTGATGAATGAGGAGGACAGAGAGAACATGAAGTGGCTCAAGATTTTTAA CAAATATGATTTATATAGCAAGAGCAAGGTTCGAATTGATGTGGAAAAAGTCAAGCCATACTATCTCTCTCTCATTGAAAAG TATTTCCCAACAAAGCTCAGATGGTGA